In Geotalea uraniireducens, the genomic window TTCTGCAGGGGAGCCGCAATAAGAAGCTGTTGGCCATTCTGGATGGCGGGCTTTACCAGCTGATCCGGATGTACCGCTACCAGTTCAGTACCGACAGCCAGCGGCCCTTGCAGGCGCTCAAGGAACATCGCCGGATCGTCGACGCCATTGAAGAGCGGGATGAGGAACTGGCGGAACTGCTGATGCGGCGCCATATACGGACGGCGCGCCTCAGTGTCGAGGCCCGGCAGATAAAAGCGATGGCCGGCGAAAGGGGCAAGGGCTGAGTTTACGTTAACCAAGTATGCGGTGGCCGTATCGAACGAACGGAGAAAGGAGGTTGTGCAGCCGGTTCAGGATTGATCATTTCAGGGTAATCACCACGAAAGGAGAGCAGTACGATGGCATTGAAAGAAACACTGAGACAGAAAATCGACGAATTTCGTCCCCGCACCACCAGGCTGGCCAAAGAGTTCGGCAAGGTCAAGATCGACGAGGTCACCATCGAACAGTGCATCGGCGGCGCCCGCGACATCCGTTGCCTGGTTACCGATATTTCCTATCTGGACCCGCAGGAGGGGATCCGGTTTCGCGGCAAGACCATTCCCGAAACCTTTGCCAGCCTTCCCAAGGCCCCGGGGTCGGATTACCCGACCGTCGAATCATTCTGGTATTTCCTGCTGACGGGCGAAGTCCCCAGCCAGGCCCAGGTCGATGCAGTGCTGGCCGAATGGAAGACCCGCCAGGAAGTTCCCCCGTATGTTTTCGATACCATTCGAACATTGCCACGGGACAGTCATCCCATGGCGATGCTTTCGGTGGGGATCACCGCTATGCAGCGGGATTCCAAATTCGCCGCCCTCTACAATTCCGGCGCATTCAACAAGTTGACCGCCTGGGAAACCGTCTATGAAGACGCCAGCGACATCGTCGCCCGTATCCCGGTCATTGCCGCCTTCATCTATAACCTGAAATACCAGGGGGATCGGCAGGTCGCCATCGACCCCACGCTGGACATGGGGGCCAATTTCGCCCAGATGATCGGGCAGGGGGAGGCGTACAAAGACGTGGCGCGGATGTACTTCATCCTGCACTCCGATCATGAATCGGGCAATGTCTCCGCCCACACCACCCACCTGGTGCATTCCGCGCTTTCCGATCCCTACTATGCCTATGCCGCCGGTTTGAACGGCCTGGCCGGGCCGCTCCACGGCCGCGCCAACCAGGAAGTGCTCGACTGGACCATCAAGTTCCAGGAGAAGTACTGCAAGGATCGCGAGCCGACCAAAGAACTCATTACCAAGGCATTGTGGGATACCCTCAACTCCGGCCAGGTGATCCCCGGTTACGGCCATGCCGTTTTGCGCAAAACCGATCCCCGCTATATTTCCCAGCGCGAGTTCTGCCTGAAGCATCTGCCGGAGGACCCGCTCTTCAAGCTGGTGTCGATGATTTTCGAGGTGGCACCGGGCGTTCTCACCGAGCATGGCAAGACCAAGAATCCGTGGCCCAACGTCGATGCCCAGTCCGGCGTCATCCAGTGGCATTACGGGGTCAAGGAGTGGGACTACTACACCGTTCTTTTCGGGGTCGGCCGGGCGCTCGGCTGTATGGCCAATCTCACCTGGGACCGCGGGCTCGGTTATGCTATCGAGCGACCGAAATCGGTGACCACCCCCATGCTTGAGGAGTGGGCGGCGCAAGGCGGCCGGCGGTAGTCCCCGGTCTAAAAATTTGTCTGTACTGTATACAATAAAACAAAACAGGAGTTTAACGTTATGGAATACGGCACCCTGCAGGAGCGTGTGCGCTGCAAATCGTTACTGAGCAAAGTCATGAAGGCGGAA contains:
- a CDS encoding citrate (Si)-synthase; translated protein: MALKETLRQKIDEFRPRTTRLAKEFGKVKIDEVTIEQCIGGARDIRCLVTDISYLDPQEGIRFRGKTIPETFASLPKAPGSDYPTVESFWYFLLTGEVPSQAQVDAVLAEWKTRQEVPPYVFDTIRTLPRDSHPMAMLSVGITAMQRDSKFAALYNSGAFNKLTAWETVYEDASDIVARIPVIAAFIYNLKYQGDRQVAIDPTLDMGANFAQMIGQGEAYKDVARMYFILHSDHESGNVSAHTTHLVHSALSDPYYAYAAGLNGLAGPLHGRANQEVLDWTIKFQEKYCKDREPTKELITKALWDTLNSGQVIPGYGHAVLRKTDPRYISQREFCLKHLPEDPLFKLVSMIFEVAPGVLTEHGKTKNPWPNVDAQSGVIQWHYGVKEWDYYTVLFGVGRALGCMANLTWDRGLGYAIERPKSVTTPMLEEWAAQGGRR